A stretch of Orientia tsutsugamushi DNA encodes these proteins:
- a CDS encoding HD domain-containing protein, which produces MIDFYSESLINKLFRTNIRFNTKIDLDKVERAIKYAKKYHGQQKRDTGELYYTHPLKVAYMVSDYSSETDTIITAILHDTLEDTKLTKERIRYEFGANIAEQVSDLTRVRDNKKISAMEMIQILRSQNKTELLLIKLFDRFHNITTIFIKPPHKRQEIIFETQQEFIALAEYLKLPEIGERLSEYCKLHAS; this is translated from the coding sequence ATGATAGATTTTTATAGTGAGAGCTTAATAAATAAGCTGTTCAGAACCAACATAAGATTTAACACCAAAATTGATCTTGATAAAGTTGAAAGAGCAATAAAATATGCTAAAAAATATCATGGTCAGCAAAAGAGAGATACTGGAGAACTCTACTACACACATCCATTGAAAGTAGCGTACATGGTATCAGACTACAGCTCTGAAACAGATACAATTATTACTGCAATACTACATGATACACTTGAAGACACAAAACTAACTAAAGAAAGAATAAGGTACGAATTTGGCGCTAATATTGCAGAACAGGTTTCAGACCTTACCAGAGTTAGGGATAATAAGAAAATCAGTGCTATGGAAATGATACAAATATTACGCAGCCAAAATAAAACAGAACTATTACTGATCAAGCTTTTTGATAGATTCCATAATATTACAACTATATTCATCAAACCTCCTCACAAAAGGCAAGAAATAATATTTGAAACTCAGCAAGAATTTATAGCTCTTGCTGAATACCTTAAACTACCAGAGATCGGAGAACGCTTAAGCGAATATTGTAAACTTCATGCTAGCTAA
- a CDS encoding DNA adenine methylase yields the protein MSVAVANKSKPFLHWIGSKRRIVNKLIEHLPQGPHYNYYEPFLGGGALFFQVRHLFKQCFLSDINLDLITSYNAVKNNPNEVNRLLSLYHKHHSKDYYYKVKNKYSNNPNEITAKFIYLNKYSFRGIYRVYKNGQSAQTFSGECYIKLHIASRINQCSSLLHGVSIYATDFSFIEPQQNDFVYFDPPYHKSGERFYTRLPFDEKDQIRLRDFVKELTNKGVKIMISNNNTAFIRDLYKDFNINTVTVVYSINEQRNPVNELIITNYKTC from the coding sequence GTGTCAGTAGCTGTTGCTAATAAGTCTAAGCCTTTTCTTCATTGGATTGGTAGTAAACGAAGAATTGTTAATAAATTAATAGAACATCTTCCTCAAGGTCCACACTATAATTACTATGAACCATTTCTTGGTGGAGGTGCTTTATTTTTTCAAGTTAGGCATCTTTTTAAACAATGTTTTTTGTCTGACATCAATCTTGATTTAATTACTAGCTATAATGCTGTTAAAAATAATCCTAATGAGGTCAATAGATTACTGAGTTTATATCACAAACATCATTCGAAGGATTATTATTATAAAGTTAAAAACAAATATAGTAATAATCCGAATGAAATTACCGCAAAATTTATATATCTTAATAAATATTCTTTTAGAGGAATTTATAGAGTCTACAAAAATGGACAATCTGCTCAAACATTTTCTGGTGAATGCTACATTAAACTCCATATTGCATCTAGAATAAACCAATGCAGCAGCCTTCTACATGGTGTATCAATTTATGCTACAGATTTTTCATTTATAGAGCCTCAACAAAATGACTTTGTTTATTTTGATCCTCCTTATCATAAATCTGGAGAACGGTTCTATACTAGACTTCCATTTGATGAAAAAGATCAAATTAGATTACGGGATTTTGTCAAAGAATTAACAAATAAAGGTGTTAAGATTATGATCTCAAATAATAATACTGCCTTTATTAGAGACTTATACAAAGATTTTAATATCAATACCGTTACAGTTGTATACTCAATCAATGAACAACGCAATCCTGTTAATGAGCTAATCATTACTAACTATAAAACTTGCTAG
- a CDS encoding replicative DNA helicase, which produces MEKDLAKIAPNNIQAEQMILGAILINNRALYNINEFLLPEHFYEPLHGKIYKSINLIISKGISATVISLKNMLGNELTFDEIGGVDYLAKLTTLALSIVNVNEYGKIVYDLALRRYLIEIGEKIVTNAYSSTLADLAITQIETAESQLYDLGARGTLSKGFTKLQTSIEESWTSISSAIKNKNSINGISSGLLDLDSKLGGFKNSDLIILAGRPSMGKTALGVNLAINACKYFLTKKNTKDNVVPSVGFFSLEMSSQQISTRILSIESEINSSALFNGKIDEQDVDKLKTVQNEIQKWNFFIDDAPAISISAIRSRARRLKRTHNLAILFIDYLQLIKIDNRGSQYNRVQEISEITQSLKALAKELNIPVIALSQLSRAVEQRSDKKPLLSDLRESGSIEQDADIVMLIYRDEYYLSRSEPDPGTPEYTEWVTKQNKCYNTAEIIVAKHRNGPVGTVKLYYNSRYSKFGNIVKNSQQC; this is translated from the coding sequence ATGGAAAAAGATCTTGCAAAGATTGCTCCAAATAATATTCAAGCAGAGCAAATGATACTTGGAGCAATTCTGATTAACAATCGTGCGCTATATAACATTAACGAATTTTTACTGCCAGAACATTTTTATGAACCATTACATGGCAAAATATACAAGTCAATTAATCTCATTATTAGTAAAGGAATTAGCGCTACTGTAATTTCGCTCAAAAATATGCTAGGCAATGAACTCACATTTGATGAAATAGGTGGAGTGGATTATCTAGCTAAACTTACAACTTTAGCATTAAGTATAGTTAATGTTAATGAGTACGGCAAAATAGTATATGACCTTGCGCTGCGGCGTTATTTAATTGAAATTGGAGAAAAAATAGTAACAAATGCATATTCTTCTACTTTAGCAGATTTAGCTATAACTCAGATCGAAACTGCTGAATCTCAATTATATGATCTAGGTGCAAGAGGAACTTTAAGTAAAGGATTTACAAAATTACAAACTTCAATTGAAGAATCATGGACATCAATTTCATCTGCTATTAAAAATAAAAACTCTATTAACGGTATTAGTAGTGGACTACTTGACCTTGATTCAAAGCTTGGAGGATTTAAAAATTCTGACCTAATAATATTAGCTGGCAGACCATCAATGGGTAAAACTGCTTTAGGAGTTAACTTAGCAATAAATGCTTGTAAATATTTTCTTACTAAAAAAAATACTAAAGATAATGTAGTGCCATCAGTTGGATTCTTTTCTTTAGAAATGTCATCTCAGCAAATCTCTACTCGAATTCTTTCTATAGAATCAGAAATTAATAGCTCTGCATTATTTAACGGTAAAATAGATGAACAAGATGTTGATAAGTTGAAGACTGTACAAAATGAAATACAAAAGTGGAATTTTTTTATAGATGATGCTCCAGCAATCTCGATATCTGCAATTAGATCTCGAGCTCGTAGACTTAAACGTACTCATAATTTAGCAATATTATTTATTGATTATTTACAGCTAATAAAAATTGATAACAGAGGAAGTCAGTATAATCGAGTACAGGAGATTTCTGAAATTACTCAGAGCTTAAAAGCTCTTGCTAAAGAGCTCAATATTCCAGTCATTGCATTATCTCAATTATCTAGAGCTGTAGAACAAAGGTCAGATAAAAAGCCTCTACTATCAGATCTACGAGAATCAGGCTCCATTGAACAAGATGCTGATATTGTAATGCTTATATATCGGGACGAATATTACTTGTCTAGATCAGAACCAGATCCAGGTACTCCAGAATACACAGAATGGGTTACAAAACAAAATAAATGTTATAACACTGCTGAAATAATTGTTGCTAAACACCGTAATGGTCCAGTTGGTACAGTGAAGTTGTACTATAATAGTAGGTATTCTAAATTTGGCAATATTGTTAAAAACTCTCAGCAATGTTAA
- a CDS encoding ankyrin repeat domain-containing protein has product MILKSKTKYTLHSAIQDGDIKKVKQLINKDITLVNSKYKDGTTALSVALKYKNLPIAKILLNNEANVNAQDNDGHTALHLVVETIQVYYEFFEKYPTYCNDHIALLLKYNADVNIENNQGNTPLSDAAKCKCVEPLAIMLKHNSTGINKKYDEGETLLHIAVRNKIIDIIQLLIDYGADIDAKDDNGMTTIDYAAKSGNADIFNFLTEQWVPWY; this is encoded by the coding sequence ATGATATTAAAATCTAAGACTAAGTATACCTTACATAGCGCTATTCAAGATGGTGATATTAAAAAAGTGAAGCAGCTTATTAATAAGGATATTACACTTGTCAATTCAAAATATAAAGATGGCACTACTGCTTTATCTGTTGCTTTGAAATATAAGAATCTACCTATTGCTAAGATTTTGTTGAACAATGAAGCTAACGTAAACGCACAAGATAATGATGGGCACACTGCTTTACATCTTGTTGTTGAAACAATTCAAGTATATTATGAATTTTTCGAAAAATATCCTACCTATTGCAATGATCATATAGCATTACTGCTAAAATATAATGCTGATGTAAATATCGAGAATAATCAAGGTAATACACCTTTATCCGATGCTGCTAAATGCAAATGTGTAGAACCTTTAGCAATTATGCTAAAACATAATTCTACTGGTATTAATAAAAAATATGATGAAGGAGAAACGCTACTACATATTGCTGTTCGTAATAAAATCATAGATATTATACAGCTTTTGATTGATTATGGAGCAGATATTGATGCAAAAGATGATAACGGCATGACTACTATAGATTATGCTGCTAAAAGCGGTAATGCAGATATATTCAACTTTCTAACGGAACAATGGGTCCCATGGTATTAG
- a CDS encoding sensor histidine kinase has translation MENNNIYLIQYIRHIVNNCNKTKRNIVELVGYKQDAIAKITDTLGSLDELINHLNDKICVFRKNIESKNVELENFSLQTFVKDTVARLKAIVEDDRIDLKSNFQANIKDSIIGDSLRIRAVLSQLVGSAIIYGTKGTTINICVHLLPSKDGKTDSKDKILQFVVHSIGPSIQKEKLQKMNSELSNSNLTKHQELGQGLVFIKQLTHQMKGNLKIDQGSNYISSSFEVPIQLYT, from the coding sequence ATGGAAAATAACAATATATATTTGATTCAATATATTAGGCATATAGTAAATAACTGCAATAAAACAAAGCGGAATATAGTAGAACTAGTAGGATATAAGCAAGATGCAATAGCAAAAATAACAGATACGTTAGGCTCACTTGATGAACTAATAAATCATCTAAATGATAAAATTTGTGTATTTAGAAAAAACATAGAATCAAAGAATGTAGAACTAGAAAATTTTAGCCTACAAACGTTTGTAAAGGATACTGTCGCTAGACTAAAAGCAATTGTTGAAGATGATAGAATAGATCTAAAAAGCAATTTTCAGGCTAATATAAAAGACAGTATTATTGGAGATAGTTTACGAATAAGAGCTGTACTAAGCCAGTTAGTTGGAAGTGCCATTATATATGGTACTAAAGGTACAACGATTAATATTTGTGTTCATTTGTTACCTTCTAAAGATGGAAAAACAGATTCAAAAGATAAAATATTACAATTTGTAGTACACAGCATAGGCCCTAGCATTCAGAAAGAAAAATTGCAAAAGATGAATTCTGAACTAAGCAATTCGAATTTAACAAAACATCAAGAGCTAGGACAAGGGTTGGTGTTTATAAAACAGCTTACACATCAAATGAAAGGAAATCTCAAAATAGATCAAGGAAGTAACTACATATCTTCTTCGTTTGAAGTGCCAATTCAATTATATACCTAA
- a CDS encoding sensor histidine kinase: MENNNNDLNDKICVFRKTIKSTNVELAKFSLRKMLNGTIAAIRLIAEDENIELREKIGNDIYDIITGDRFRIRAVLTQLVGSAIMHSTNSKVRVSIDFLPPKNEQSNSKDRILQFVVHSIGAGISKNKLQEMNSELKKPHLIKHQALDSGLELIKHLTYEMKGSIKIDSKEGHYTKFLVSIPIQISNLNSQH; the protein is encoded by the coding sequence GTGGAAAATAACAATAATGATCTAAATGATAAAATTTGTGTATTTAGAAAAACCATAAAATCAACGAATGTAGAACTAGCAAAATTTAGCCTACGAAAAATGCTAAATGGTACTATTGCAGCAATCAGATTAATTGCTGAAGATGAAAATATAGAGCTAAGGGAAAAAATAGGAAATGACATATACGATATTATTACTGGAGATAGGTTTCGAATAAGAGCTGTACTCACTCAGTTAGTTGGTAGTGCTATTATGCATAGTACAAATAGCAAAGTTAGAGTTAGCATTGATTTTTTGCCTCCTAAAAATGAACAATCGAATTCAAAAGATAGAATATTGCAATTTGTAGTGCATAGCATAGGAGCTGGCATTTCAAAAAACAAATTACAAGAGATGAACTCTGAATTAAAAAAACCACACTTAATTAAGCATCAAGCATTAGATTCAGGGTTAGAACTTATCAAACATCTTACATATGAAATGAAAGGAAGCATTAAGATAGACAGTAAAGAAGGGCATTATACAAAGTTTTTAGTTAGCATTCCAATACAAATTAGTAATTTAAATTCACAACATTAG